A single genomic interval of Caretta caretta isolate rCarCar2 chromosome 23, rCarCar1.hap1, whole genome shotgun sequence harbors:
- the SNRPD2 gene encoding small nuclear ribonucleoprotein Sm D2 isoform X2 has product MTPEELQKREEEEFNTGPLSVLTQSVKNNTQVLINCRNNKKLLGRVKAFDRHCNMVLENVKEMWTEVPKSGKGKKKSKPVNKDRYISKMFLRGDSVIVVLRNPLIAGK; this is encoded by the exons ATGACCCCCGAGGAGCTGCAgaagcgggaggaggaggagttcaaCACAGGGCCCCTGTCCGTCCTCACCCAGTCAGTCAAGAACAACACCCAGGTGCTGATCAACTGTCGCAACAACAAGAAGCTGCTGGGACGTGTCAAGGCCTTTGACAG GCACTGTAACATGGTGCTGGAGAACGTCAAGGAGATGTGGACGGAGGTGCCCAAGAGTGGCAAGGGAAAAAAGAAATCGAAGCCCGTCAACAAGGATCGCTACATCTCCAAGATGTTCCTGCGGGGGGACTCCGTCATTGTGGTGCTGAGGAACCCCCTCATTGCCGGCAAATAG
- the LOC125628220 gene encoding adenosine receptor A1-like, with amino-acid sequence MPCGSRDGYAASTAALMEYGDGGALTAQRGTWINMARAPPTTNAFPNSSFPPVTPPPCPGASNGSLPGLDVPYFLTETVTAVLSVAGNLFICTVILRDRKLRAVVTNHFLVSLAAADILVGAVAIPCAQMADAGLPRGRPTLCLLMLCTLLIFTQASVFGLLAIAVERYISILKPFQYPSLMSPQNSLLVILSSWVLATFIGALPLMGWHKPFPPDGQCKFNAFIEDTFEVYFKFMACMLVPLAIMLVLYGRIFLEAKRQIRKVAEREVEVSRQARRRRVLHKELRLATSLFIVLFCFTFCWLPLHVINTLQLVCPGCPIPSPLVLATIVLSHANSAINPVVYVFRMRSFRQAFTATFPCTWHPLPTSAPGKFSASGLTPSNRLELASHNSPLPGK; translated from the exons ATGCCCTGCGGGAGCAGAGATGGATATGCAGCCTCGACAG CCGCGCTGATGGAGTATGGAGACGGGGGAGCACTGACGGCCCAGCGAGGCACCTGGATTAACATGGCCAGAGCCCCACCTACCACCAACGCCTTCCCCAACTCGTCCTTCCCGCCCGTcactcccccgccctgcccggggGCATCGAACGGGAGCTTGCCCGGCCTGGACGTGCCCTACTTCCTGACGGAGACCGTCACAGCGGTGCTGTCCGTCGCGGGCAACCTCTTCATTTGCACTGTCATCCTGCGGGACAGGAAGCTGCGCGCCGTGGTGACCAACCACTTCCTGGTCTCGCTGGCCGCGGCCGACATCCTGGTGGGGGCCGTGGCCATCCCCTGCGCCCAGATGGCGGATGCGGGGCTGCCGCGGGGCCGGCCGACTCTGTGCTTGCTGATGCTCTGCACCCTGCTGATCTTCACGCAGGCCTCGGTCTTCGGCCTGCTGGCCATTGCAGTGGAGCGGTACATCTCCATCCTCAAGCCCTTCCAGTACCCATCCCTCATGAGCCCCCAGAACTCGCTCCTAGTCATCCTGAGCAGCTGGGTGCTGGCCACCTTCATTGGGGCACTGCCCCTCATGGGCTGGCATAAACCCTTCCCGCCCGACGGCCAGTGCAAATTCAATGCCTTCATCGAGGACACCTTCGAGGTCTATTTTAAGTTCATGGCCTGCATGCTGGTGCCGCTGGCCATCATGCTGGTCCTCTACGGCCGTATCTTCCTGGAGGCCAAGCGGCAGATCCGCAAGGTGGCCGAGCGGGAGGTTGAGGTGAGCCGGCAGGCCCGACGCCGCCGTGTCCTGCACAAGGAGCTGCGGCTGGCCACCTCGCTCTTCATCGTCCTCTTCTGCTTCACCTTCTGCTGGCTGCCCCTCCACGTCATCAACACCCTCCAGCTCGTCTGCCCCggctgccccatccccagcccgcTCGTGCTGGCGACCATCGTCCTGTCCCACGCCAACTCCGCCATCAACCCCGTGGTGTACGTCTTCCGCATGCGCTCCTTCCGCCAGGCCTTCACGGCCACCTTCCCCTGCACATGGCACCCTCTGCCCACCTCCGCCCCAGGCAAGTTCTCCGCCTCCGGACTCACGCCGTCCAACAGGCTGGAGCTGGCCAGCCACAACAGCCCCCTACCAGGGAAGTGA
- the SNRPD2 gene encoding small nuclear ribonucleoprotein Sm D2 isoform X1, which yields MSLLNKPKSEMTPEELQKREEEEFNTGPLSVLTQSVKNNTQVLINCRNNKKLLGRVKAFDRHCNMVLENVKEMWTEVPKSGKGKKKSKPVNKDRYISKMFLRGDSVIVVLRNPLIAGK from the exons AT GAGCCTCTTAAACAAGCCCAAGAGCGAGATGACCCCCGAGGAGCTGCAgaagcgggaggaggaggagttcaaCACAGGGCCCCTGTCCGTCCTCACCCAGTCAGTCAAGAACAACACCCAGGTGCTGATCAACTGTCGCAACAACAAGAAGCTGCTGGGACGTGTCAAGGCCTTTGACAG GCACTGTAACATGGTGCTGGAGAACGTCAAGGAGATGTGGACGGAGGTGCCCAAGAGTGGCAAGGGAAAAAAGAAATCGAAGCCCGTCAACAAGGATCGCTACATCTCCAAGATGTTCCTGCGGGGGGACTCCGTCATTGTGGTGCTGAGGAACCCCCTCATTGCCGGCAAATAG